The Apodemus sylvaticus chromosome 19, mApoSyl1.1, whole genome shotgun sequence sequence CTGgaagaaatatgtcactggggtgAGGGAGTGTGGCTTTAAAGCTTCCATAGCATTGCATGGaggtggtggaggcagaggcagatggatctctgtgagttcaagaccagcctggtctacagagtgagctccaggacagccagagttacacagagaaaccctgtctcacaaagcaaaacaaaacaaaacaatcttctATTCCATCCCTggccttcctctccctgtccctctccctgtccctctccctgtccctgtccctctccctttccctccttccctccctccctctctcctcccccctttctcctctctctctctctctctctctctctctctctctctctctctctctctctctctctctctctgtgtctctttctgatTACAGTCTATCTGGAGGTAAATGGCTTTATCCTCTACCGTGATAATCTCCCAAGCTCTGGTCCCAAATTGGCTGAGCCAAAACCTTTGCAACCATAAactaaaacaaatcttttctccAGAAAGTTGATTCTGTCTTCACTCATGGAAGAAGGAGAGGCAAACTGAGAAGAGAGGGGACCTGCGAGCCTGCTGTCATTGTTACTGGACTGGGGTTATTCAGCACTTGCAAAGTCATTCTCTGTGACCAGCAGAGTGTCCCTGGGGTGTCAGGTAGGTGTCTGTAGGGTGAGGGAGTGACATGGAGTTTCACTGCTGGGCTCTACTGGGCAGGAGCCCCAAGGAGATGACAACACACACCAGGGACCTTTCAGCAGGATGTTGGATGAGCAGGAGCCAGGGAGGGCATTGCTCCACCATTCACACGAATATAACGCACACACCCACAGAGTCTATAGTGAAAGTTCCTTGATGagtgtaatggtttgtatatgcttagcccagggagtggcactattaggaggtatggccttgtaagtgtgtcattgtgggtgtgggttttaagaccctcatcctagctgcctggaagtcagtcttctcctgtttgtctttggaacaagacgtagaactctcagctcctcctgcaccatgcctgcctggatgctaccatgttcccgccttgatgataatggactgaacctctgaacctgtaagccagccccaattaaatgttgtccttataagagttgccttggtcatggtgtctgttgacagtggtaaaatcctaactaaggcaGTGAGCGTCTGCCACAGGTGAGCTACACTGGTTCTGCCctgttcattcattttcttgtttcccaGACTTCCCGATTCCCAGTGTAGGGTTACACAGGGCTTAGGAGACAGCAACAGCTTTCATAGTCCTGGGGTTGTGGAGATACAGAACAAGGAACCATGGCAGAAAGTCACTCATTTACACTGTTATAAAGTTTTCTGGGCTTTCTGAAACCACACAGTTGTATTTACTGAAGGAACAAAGGAACCCCTGTGGCAGTCACTACACAATAgacttgttatttttgttatacaGTGTTATACATGGTTGCTATAGTGATTAGTATAGTCAGTAGACAAAATCTAGAATCTTGAaaagcctctgggcatgcctgtgaaggATTGTCTCAATTACATTCATTAAGGTGGGAAGAGCAGTCCACAGTAGGaggtgccattccctgggcaaTATAAGTGGGAAAAAAATGCTGGGTGGCAACAGCATTCATCCTCTCTGTTTTTTCCCAGACTGGCTGCATCAAGCTCCTGCTCACTTGACTTCCCCACCATGGTACCTTGAActgaaagccaaaataaattcttcctcctTTAAATTGTGTTGGTcaaatgttttatcacaacagaagaGAAACTATAGCAGCTAGCTAATTTTATGTTAAGGGATGACAGCAAATGTTTTGAACGCAACAGCTGtcaacacatatgcacacaggcatgttgttgtcaataaaactttatttacaaagatAGAAAGTATGACAAACTTGGGCCATAGGTCCTAGTTTCCCAGTCTCTGTGttaaaatttcacatttttcaatggagagtcaaaataaataataatgatgaaatgCAGTATCACCTCAAGGCCTTCATTGATAGAGCAAAATGAGAAGAACAGGATCCTACACTCAATCCAGCCAGTGTCCCTATGGGTTAAATGATGGCCTGAGAAACAGCagcataaaatacatttaagtcAAACCAGTATATCCTGTTTATGTTAAGTTGGCCTCAAGTCAACGTTGTTTCTGAAGACTATAACTCAGGAAGATGCATCCCAGAATAATAAGTCACTGAGGATCAAGTGATAGAAACACCACAGGGAAGACCAGCTACATTCTGGGTAGTTGGAACAATAGGGCTGGGTATAAAAGGCACACCAGAAAGGAATGTCAGGCATTCCCACCCTCTTACAGACCAGCCAGGATCTGCCATCATGTGCCACACTAGTTGTTCCTCAGGCTGCCAGCCAGCCTGCTGTGTGTCCAGCCCCTGCCAGTCAGCCTGTGTGCCCTTGAGCTGCAGGCCTTCCATATGTGTTCCTGTGAGATGCCAGGTGACCTGCTGTGTACCTGTGAGCTGCAGGCCTATTGTGTGCATGGCTCCCTCCTGccagtcctctgtgtgtgtgcccgtgaGCTGCCGGCCTGTCTGTGTGACTTCCTCCTGCCAGTCATCTGGATGCTGCCAgccctcctgccccaccctggTCTGCAGGCCTGTGACCTGTAGTACCCCCTCCTGCTGCTGACCAGTGTCTCCAAACCAGCAGCCTCTGTGAGGCAGGTGGGAAGCATGTCCAACCCACTATGGAATGATGGAGATTCAATATAGAAGAGTAATCCAGTTTCTCCTTGCCCCTGTCCAATGTCCAACTCCCAGTGATGTTTTGACTCTTAttcacattcattctctctctctctctctctctctctctctctctctctctctctctctcccctcccccctttgagCCAAATAAATTGCTTCCCATACAGCTTGTGCTCTCTTTTATCCCACATTTTCTTCAAGGTAGAGactgagacaagttctcactctGCAGCCTTGGCTGGGCTAGAGTTCTCTATGGACATCTTGAACTCACAAACgtttgcttgcctctgtctcccaagtgcctatatactcttttaaaataaaatattaacttttatgtgtataagtgttctgcttacatgtatgtctgtgtaccacataaacCCAGTAGAGGGTGCCTgatcccttggaattggagttatggaggttgtaagccaccatgtgggtgctgggaatccagcctgggtcctctgaaagagcagctggttctcttaactgttgagccatctttctagtccctcCATATGCTTATGATGTTCTTTCCTTGAAAGGAATACTGCCACTCCTCAGAGAGCCTTTTTCTCTGCTGCACAAGGCACCATGACCTTGGTATGAGGAGTGAGCTGAAGCAGTTGCCCCACTTCCTGAGACttacattggaaaaaaaaaaacagaagaaagttgAATCATCCTGTGGGTTGGGGTGGAAAACAGTCCTGGACCCCAAACCCCATAAACAACCTTAAAGTATAGTCACAGCAGGCAGCGCAGGGGATTTCTACCTCAAACTCACAACAGCACTGGAGAACCAGGAGACTTTGCTGGCCCAGCATGATCAGAAAGTGTGAAAAGGTCCATTGGTTATGAAACCCAGAGGGCCTCACTGGAATCCCAGTGAGCAAGTCAGCCTCCCCAGCAAGATGAGAATCAGGAACAGAGTGAGTGACCAGGTATCTGGTACAGGACACCTGGAAACTAGTGTGGTGTCCTGTACCACTGAGCTCCCCAGCACCCAAACCCAAGTCACTGGGGCGGGATCACAGAAACCTGAATTTTTGTTACAAAGAAGGTAAACATTGTAACAGCCACCCACATAGGGAGGATTACAAAAGCTGCTGAGGGAGATGAGATTCTCTGTTATTTTTAGCACAGTTCAATCCAATCAGAGTATAAGGCATCCAAAAGAGAGCAAGGAAAACCCAATCATCCCAATCCATTGTCAAAAAAACAGAGCAAACCAAACATCAGATTTAAAACCAACATGGGTGTACAACTCTAAAATATCTCCCATCAGTGTGTTAAAATGTTACTTGTGCGTGAACAGATGAGGACTTGAAACTAAGAGTCAAATGAATTACCAACAAAGCCATGATATGCAAGGAGAGATGAGCTCCTTCATAAATTCAAGGATACACTTGATGTAGTCAAAGGTGGGGTCACTGGAGGGGAAGACGGGTCAGATAGAAGTAGTCAAAATGTAAATACAAAGAGAAGCATAGtcagggcaggagacagacaaaATGGCAAGGCACTCTGGGAAGGATCATCATCTGCAGGTGGAAGTGTGAAATTAGCATGCCCGGAAGGAGTGAGAACATTCTAAGAGACATCTGGCCTGTGGAAACAAGATGCCCAAGGAAACTGGAATTCCCTGGGAGTCCCTCGCTAGAAAATAAATGGCTAAGCCTGGGGCCAGACAAATGGGAACTTGTCTCCCAAGAAGGAAGCTCATACAAACAACCTATCATACCATCTCCTAAGACAGGCTGAAGCTGAGATAATGACAGTGTACGGCTATAGGCAGGACCACTTTGATCAGGTAATTATGTACACCACTTGTCTTCTATCTAAATCTTACCCTCATGTCAGGACCTGGGAGATGGACTGAGGAGAAGGAGCAGTCACGggctctctctgtccttctttccAGTGTGGCTACATTGAGTCAGTctcccttttctgatttttattattacttgttTGTTCGTGGGCTCATGAGGATGGACAGCCACATCTGAATTATTGGGGCTACCAGGACTTAGGCTCTGACCTTTAATAACCCTGATATCAAGTAGTGTtacaaagaggagaggaggggaggggaggggaggggaaggaaggggagaggaggggaggggaggggaggggagaatgagaaaggagaagaggacgGGGAGGGaggtagaagaagagaggagatggtggggaggaggaagggggcacaggaggggaggagaataaagggatgggagggggaggggagaggaagaagagtagAGGAGCTAGGCAGAGAGGACCAAAGAGGAGACAAGGAACTGGACAGAAGAAATGGACAAAGAAATAACATCTAAGAAAGGTTccacaaaaataataatacacaAAACACAGAGAACTCCTTTTATGTGACTTCTTGGGAGATGTGTCTACCTGTCCTTAGGCAGAACCCTGATGACAAACGAAATTATCTTGCCCAGGCCAGCTTGGTGAAGCAGTGGGTTTCCTGAGGTTACCTGCAGGAGCAGGAGCAACCAATGGGCAGCTACACTACAGAGGACTCTTCCTCTTAGTAAGAGTTAGCTGCTTACATAGCCTTGGAGAGGAAGGGAGTCTCATGCACCATCCTGTGGGGCTTCCACTGTCCCAATCTTGAAAAGGACTCATGCAGGTAATTACAGCTGCTCTGGTCCCAAGATGGCAACTGCTGTGTCATCCTTAGAGGACAGCACACCACAACACCCCAAAATAGACTGCATCttcctcaaaccaaaccaaaccaaaacacagcTAGATACACCTTGTTTAATATGTGACTGTCAAAACCAAAGTGACGGGGAAGCCGTGGACACAAAAATTAAACTGCATGctacaaacacagaaacagagacaaggaACAAAGACAAGGATCACAGGCAAAGACATAAGATGAGAAACCCATGCTCTAACCACTGAAGGAGAAGCTGGCGCGCCATGTGAAACTGAAGGTGTCCTTCAAAAAGGGCATGATAGAGTCTGACACGTCACTGTCAGTCAACACACACCATCAGAAATGCCTTCAGGTGAAGGATTCTGCaaagagagaaatggaggcaCGTGAGGGAGTTGCAGAAAGGGCTCCGTGAAAGTTAAGAACACTCTGGAGAGGAGGGTGCTCACAGCAGTGAGTGGGCATGCTTGTCCCAAGAGGACATGGACAGAGTGGACAACAGCAGGAGCAGGCAGTGTGAGGAGAACTTCTGGGATCATGTACAGATCCCAGAATACAACCTGTGCTCCCACTTCcttaaggaaagagaaggggccTCTGCCAGTGACAGAGACATCGACGGAAACACAACAGACATCTGTGGGCATGTTGAGAGGAAGAGCTCAGGAGCCGAAGGAACAGGGCTTCAGAAACTGACACCAGACGGGTCAAGTTAGGGCCCTAGACAAATCCTGAGGTAAGTGGAAGCCACCCGACCTTCTAGACAAGACAGAGAGCGTCAGCCCAGATCACACAAAGGCTCCAGCTGAACTCTTACAGCTCCTCAGAAGGAATGAATACTCCTGAAATTTTGACTCAAGGAAGAaattgaaattagaaaaaaagaaaatggcctcAATGTAAATGCCAATGGAAAGGATTTTTCAGGATGGGTAAGGGGCAGGCAGGATGGTTTATGAAAGAAAAGAGCTTGCCActaaacctgacaacctgagttcaagttGGTTCTCATCTACCTACTCACATGGTAGATGAGAACCAACTCctttaagttgtcctctgacctacatacatgtacacacacatatgcacatgtacacacacacacacagatatacataccctccagcatgtacacatacatatgcacaggtacagacacatgcacacacacacacacacacccctagttTTTTAAAGGGCATGTAGAAAAACAGAGCAAAGGAAATCTGAAGTTAGTTCAAATACATCAGTAATTACAATAAACATAAATAGATTAAACTCTCCAGGTAAAagacagagtttttttttttttttaatgtatgtttgcCTCAAATCTTTTATGCTAACATCAGGCTAATGTGTCTGTTTTGTAATAAACTTTCCTTGGCTCCTTGTCCACAGGTTGGCTTGCACTGCCTAGTGCTCTAACAGCAGAGATGAGTACCTGTGACAGAGCCCAGACAGAACACAGGACCTTAATATAGTTATTTAATGGGCGTTTTTGTGTTGGGAAAAATATCTTGTGCACTGGATAAAGGCTGTATTTCTGGAGTGGCAGAGATTTGAGTACAGACTGAACTTTGATACTGTTATTTTTATGAAGCATTGCCTGTCTCAGAGTTTCATAAACATCTTCTccatcaccttctgattggtttaatagAGAGCTGAACAGCCTATAGCTAAACAGGAGAGGAAAGGCGAGACATCTGTCCAGGTAGAgacaggaactctgggaaagagtcagAGCTGGGAGATTTGCCAGccagacagggaggaaggaacagCCACATGCAGGATGCAgtttagaataaatgggttaattagATTATATGAGCTAATTGGGAAATAGCCCAAGCGAGGGCATGAGCTACATAAATAAAGATAAGTCTCGATGTCATTACTTGGGCAGCTGGCAGGTCAGAAACAGcctatttaaataaatgaatcttcctttccctttcattAAACTGCTTTCCCTGACCCGCTCCCCCGTTGGTGACATCTCGCTGGCTCCTCTCACATTCCGGGGTGCCCTGGCTAGGCTGGTCATCCCTCTACTAATATCCCCGTCTTTATAGAGCCTCGGTCATTTAGGAACCCTGACACGATCCAGGAGAAGCCCCGTGTCATGTGC is a genomic window containing:
- the LOC127669677 gene encoding keratin-associated protein 12-1-like; this translates as MCHTSCSSGCQPACCVSSPCQSACVPLSCRPSICVPVRCQVTCCVPVSCRPIVCMAPSCQSSVCVPVSCRPVCVTSSCQSSGCCQPSCPTLVCRPVTCSTPSCC